AGTATTAAGTTGATTGGAGCCTGGCAAGGGCCAGGGGAGGTGGCAGGTCCctcctaaaatgaaaaaattattttattggtcctttatattttataaaattataagtaagtaaatgattaaattgtattttGACCTCAAAAATgataaacaataataatattgttgttgttgttgtagaCTTGTAGAGAATGTGGGTCAAGGGTGTCAAACTGTCCGATATGCCGCCAAAGGATTACCAATCGTCTGAGGTTGTTTGCTTGATTTCCTTATTTACGACTTTTTGTACATATTGTGTGAAGGGAAATTCTTTTATGTGTTTAACATAACTCTCATATCATGATTCTGATTCGAATCTCACTAACAATCTTAGTAAGTGCTCTGTAAGAAACATTTTCATGTGTTCCCTCGTTTTATGTACCAAAAATAACTTAGTGCTAAGGTAATTTAAACCTATTAAATTGTACAAATTAAAATGTGAAGAAAAAGTCTAGGTTTGAATAATCCCTTACTCCCTTTTGCTTTTCTTATTTGCCTATTACTATTTCCATGTGCTTTGAATCTAgggataaatttcaaaattatatatgaattttggttTCGTATGTAATTTTACATATGAATTTTGATTGTaagtaattttatacatgaaattttgatttgattcaattttcgcaaattattaacacaatgaTTGGCATAACATCATTATATTTATTGTATATGTAAATAATTCATTTGTATAATTgcactaaatcaaaatttatatattaaattacatattaaattaaaattcatgtacaattttaaaatttttcaaaaatatatcgTCATAATCTTTCTAATTAGGAATAGCAATAGTCAAAATTAAACCTTTTTCTGTTTTATTGCATTCATTTTCTTTGAATTCTATTTAAATATTGCTAGTATATAAAATAGAAATTGTTCATTCGATATGtttcaaataaattttttattcttttttttttgttatattcTAGTCATTCAAATCTGCTGAATAATTGTTCATATTGATAATGAATCGAAATTGATAAGAAGTTGGTCAATAATGCTCGAACATATACTTGTTTTGAGTGCCTATTTATTTTCTATTGGTATTTTCTATCAAACCAAACAAACTCAAAAATCTAAAAAAGGCCTAGGCTTCGTCTAACCCAAGGTCATTGTTGGGTTAACACATGTAATTATCCAATAACGAAATAgcatataaaatttttcaacaaaacatgTGTTCATGGATCGAGCTAAATCTAGGTTCGACTCTAAAAATAATTTTAGGTTTATGTTTAAGTTTGATTTTGAGTTTATTTCGACCCGATCCAGTTCATTCAAATGggttttactatttaattttttatttaaatttaattataatattgtTGTACTTCACATTACAGACCTCATAACATATCCAGCATATGTCTGCCAATGGAGCTAAACATTCCAATGAACTACACATATTTAGCATGTCGACTGGAGAACCTTGAATTAACTTGCAAACCTCAAATACCATACATATTTGCTAAGTCTATGTCTATGTGAGATCCACGTGGGAGCTCAGTCTGTTCAGAGTCATTGATTACCAGTCGTCCTAAGACATGTCATCCTAAGACGTAACATCACTGTCATTGCTAGAAGGATCAAATCAGACTTTTTTATTAATAACTTCAAGGCACGTAGCTAAGCCTATCACCTACTATAAGACGATCCATACAAACAACTCACACTCTCTTGCGTACATTTTTACTTTTTTAACCTCTTAACTCTTTCACCAGAAAACTCTTCCATCTTTAACTCTTATTCATTTTTTCTACATATTAATCCAACGGTCAacaaatatacatataatttttttaaacaataaaacGAACTAAACACCTCCAACTCGACTCAAATCGAATTAAAACCCCACCATACAATAAACACCTCTAGACATCACCATAGAAAAAACATTTTTTAGCTGTCATAATTGGACACAACTTAGATTTTAGAAAAGCTTGTGTTGGAGGGAACAaatgaatagaaaaaaaaaatcctatAAATATTAGATATAGATATGGGAATGAGAAAAATGGTATGGATCCTTCCATGCTTCTTGGGCTTGATGGAAAAAGCAGTTTTTTAGGATCTCCatccatattttatttttttaggagTTCACAAACATAATTATTTTGAAGAAAATTGTTCAACTTTTTGTCGAAAACAATGCAAATTATTTTATTGGCATTgacgactaaattgtaatttaaaGAGATTGCACTTTCAATATTAATACTTTggttaacaaataaataaatcatttaacaatattttaattaacattaaaaGTAAAACCAGCTATTTTATGAGGGTACAACAAAGGGCATTTACtaagaaattaagaaaaaaataagCAATAAGGTTTATATGATTATTAAcataatatgaaaaatattaaattaaaatttttagattaatgGATGTCATatataattatatgttattaAAATCCATTCAAATAACAATATGTTATTAAAAGTGATTTAATAAGATGATATAATAAGGTTATTGTTAGATAGGTTGTAGTTATCTAATAAAGTAGGAACTTAGTAACTATAGATATTAAAAATTGTATCATGTCATCATACATTAATGGAATCCAAATTAAGGATCAAAATAAGAAAATCGTCAAGTTTCAGAATTAATGTTGACCAAGAAAAATTTAAAGATCAAATtggaaaaaattatcaaattttagGGGTTATTTTTGATAATATGACATGACGAATATTGATAGATTAAGTTTTACataaattttggagataaagaacCATTTAGTCCCTGAACTTGGTAGATTTTTCTACCTTGGTTCTTGAACTTTTTTGTATCCTCATTAATCTTGAAACTTGACAATTTTCTTTATTTGATCCCTAAATTTAGATTCCATTAAAGTGAGATGATGTGACACTTGATATAATGCTACATCATCACTTGAAAATtctaaacaaattttaaaatttctttatttttgcatttttaaattttatataaaaaaatttaaaatttatgtgaTGATAATTTCATCTTAATGATCAGGTTAACGCACCGAATTGTAGAAAGTTGTCAAACTCTAAGACTAATGCGGACTCCAAAAAAATTcaaggatcaaattgaaaaaagTTATCAAGTAAGAGCACTAAATGTTACTTTATCCCTTAAATTTATTATGGTTTTAACAATTATTCTATATGACATTAACAATGGGATAAATCTTAAAACCATAAATAAACTTTGGTTCAATGTTTAATGTTATACAATAAAactgattttgtgtaattttatatatgacatttttatttgattcaattttcaaaaacAACCAACATCATTATTGATATAATTATTCGTGTTTATATGTTACATGCACAAATAATTAtacttatataatataaaaacaaattaatgtattcatttctttaaatatgtacaatttaattaaaattaaaattttatgtatacattTTAACCAAAATAAAAGTTTAATGCTTATAATTGCaaaaaattaaagttcatgtatagttTTGATTTATCCTCATTAACAAATTACACAAATATTATATGAAGAAAGAAACATGTATAATACTTTAAACCTAATAGGTAAAATACCTCTTCAATCCCTCTAATTTTTAAATTGAGCAAATTGATCCCTCTAAAAAATGGAGTAGTTTAATCCCTATCAATTTTGAAAGTGAGCAACTAAAAACAACTAATCATAAAGTTAATGTCTTCCATTAGTTGTACataattttaattggtataataacaaatttagccttcaatgtttacatattttatcaatttgttcttgattttaaaaaaaattaataaatttagcctCATCATTTACAAATTTACTCAAATGTTGCAAGCAAAATTTTTTCAAGCATGGCCAATTTTACAAAATGTGTAAACGTTTAAGGCTAAATTTGTTACTGtatcaattaaaattatgtagaattgatagaaaatattgGCGCCGTAATTAATTGTCTATAGTTACTTTTGAAATTGAAAGAGACTAAATtatttcgattttttttagataaaacaatttgttcagtttcgAAGTTGAGAGGAAATAAAtagcttttttttattttacccaTATAGATATATACACAAATTATGAATAATATAGGTGGGGTAAGCATAGGATTCTCTAGTGATTTACTAAGCCAAAACTAAAGCCAAAAAGGCATCTTCCATTTTGCTTACATTAATAAAGTGGCAGTGATGGTATGTCCGTGAAGGCAACGGAACGGAACGGAACGCAACATGCGGccaatatgttttatatataagcAAACAAATAATGAGGCCCTGAAGAAGAGAAAAAGTGTGGTGTTTATAGGGAGATTAAAGGAGGATTTTCAGCCACCGTGTTTGACCATTCGCTCTTTAATCTCTCTGCTTTGCAAAGGTTGCGTGAGAATCCCTTTGTtttgcttttttctttttttcttttattttaatagtcAACCCCATCGTCACACTCATATGGGATTGTGTGCTACATTTTTCACACTAATCTAATTTACCTTTAATCTAATATTAACCTAATCGGATCAAATCGGATTAAATTTATTTGTGGTTTgattttttaattcatttcaaaagTTTAATTTTATCAGTTCAAtttatgaaattgaaaaaaaataatgaaGCATTGTCGTCGTTGGTAAAGGTTGAGATTCTAAATTTTCAAGCATCGGGTTTCGAGTCTTGCCATGTACATTTGCAATGCTTAAGTATTTAGTCTTAATTTGTGTGTTTATCATGGATAATTTTTGTGTGATTCTATCTGATTCCTCGTCTGTTTTACTTTTATTGGTtggatttttcttttttgttgcTCAATCTTGTATTTATAATTCTACTATAATTGTCTCGatatttattttttgtaattttattttatagtcAATCCATTTCACGCTCACATTGTATTTTGTGCTTCATTTTTCACACTAATCTAATTTACTCTTAATCTAACACCAATCGAGTTAGGTCGGATTAGATCGGGTCGATTTGTACTTCAATTTTTTTGGTTTGGTCAAAAACTTTATGTTTATTATtctttcaatagaaaaattgaaaagCTAACGAGGGTTTATTATTGTTTGTTAAATCTTCGGTCACCAAAATTCAAATCTCACAATACACATTTACAATGTGTGGTTTTCAATCACAATATTCGTGTTTTCTATGGAAGAATTTTGTCAAGCTCTGTTCGATTTTTTGTTCACTTTACTTAGTATCTACTTTGTAGTTGTTAGAACTTATGTTTGTATTATATTTCTAATAGTAACAAGCATAGTAATAAgcattcaaaattaataaaatagaaaaaaaatattaatattttataaataaattaataaataagaaataattaagatttgatccaactctcctaagatcaaaattttccaaaattaagtCTTTAtccaaatgaaaaaaatattatttatcaattttgacaaataatttttctaaaaacatTTTCGTGAACTAGTAGTTGAATTAGTGGTCGATTTgactaaataaatcattaaatattaaaaatttaattcaactaatTTGTATCGATTCTTAAATTAATCAATTCAAAATTACTTTCCGAATAGATACTCGAACCAATTCCCTATTCAAATCCAATTCAAACAATGCTATATTAAAATTAGATTCAACTCAAATTAGGGCATCTCATAACTAAAAATCAAGTTTTAATTCCGAAATTAAATTAAGTTGGATGTGATTATCGAACACcggaatttttaattaataataatgatgagCGGTTAAAGTTAATCCCCAGTGATTCTTTGCAAGGTAATGAGCAATAACAACTGAGTATcccaataaaaattatttttaattaattaatttgatttaataaCTCGAAAAAGGCTTATTCTACGCCAGGCACTGAATTCCATGCCATGCCATGtgatatacatataatatattaatatatataaaaatataaaatacaatCAAGGATTCTACGTACTATAATTAtctgtatatattatatatacatagttatgaaaattacacaaaattttatcttaaatacattttatctaaaattaatatttatattaacaaTCTTAAGCCAATCATTGCTATATAATGAatggtttttaattttaattttgaaacttTGTTGTCTAAAATCTATTTATTATAATACGATTAAGCTGTTTTAGtattaataattttgaattatttttaattaagtataaaattaagaATATTGTGTGCTTATATATAATTGGTGAAAGGGAATTTATTTTCATTCCTTTGTTGAAATTTTGCTCAGGTCAGGTATAGGTGAACTGTACGTgttatgtgaaataaataaataaataaaataattaatataattttatcaataaagagagaattattaattaattaatataagttTAATAGTAATCAATTGACAGTTGTGCTGATTTTACTCATTTTTATGAGGCGATTTTGAGGAATAAGGTCCCCCGTTCAACGACATAGGCCCCAACCCTCTATTCCATACTTCATACTTGAATTAATATACATGATTTTGGTTTAATTTGGGTTTCAGTccctatattttttaatatatattttagaccTTTTATAGTGGAAGTCACTCTAAGGGCTTCAGTTAAATTGGATTATGTACAAAGGCTAAATAAGCAAAAAAGAATTGTTGAATATTTCTCATTTGGAGATTGAAATGATGGTGAAATTATggttaaaatcattaaaaatgcttattctAATAATACCTTTCTTTCTACACATGTTAATGATTGCAATTCTTTTATGTCTAAATACAAAATAGCCTCACTCAGTCGTATTTACGGAATGGGAAACCAATGTGCGGATATTTGCTCGATTAGGGCACAATTTTCAATAGTGGTATTCAGGCTTTGTCCAAGGCTAATGTCTATGGACCAAATTTGTATTCTACTATTTTGATCACAAAAAATGTTGAATATGGGATTGTAAGATTTTCATTTCTGAATCTTAGATTGTAATATATcaacattatttaaaaaaaaacatagtgAAAGTCTTGCGTGACTATAAATTAGCTATGTTAATCCATGTAGAATGACTAAATTCCAAACATTGGAAAAAGGAAAACACCCAAATTTAAATTAAACCCAAAAGTCTTGGTAACACATTCTTAATTAATTGAAGCATAAAAgatgtatatattatttatttcaggACCCCCAGCCAGCCCATCCTCGGTTGTCTCATATATATTCACATTCTCCATCTCTCTCTATATTAATAAAAACCCTAAACATCGTGCCCTTCAAGCTAAGATATCTACAATtaatttctctctctctctctctctctctctctcttacaATCTCATCTCTCTTTTTGTTCATCATAACCCAGTTTTATTTGTCTTGTTTCATTTGTACTGTTCTTTATCACCTTCATTCACACCCttccaacaaaaaaaaaaaaaggtttgctTTTTAGTTCCCTTTTCctgtacttttttttttcttttatctctTTGTGTCACTATAAACTATATAGCTTTCCATGTTGAAACTGGATTTTTATTTCATATCTGCATGCATGCATGCTGTCATGTAGGGTTTTGTTTGTTGTTGTTCTTTTTCAGCTTCTTCATATTAATTCAATCATATATgaagtcaaaaaaaaaaagaacacaaaAGAACAGTTCTTTTCATTGTCAATGGACAACAAATatgtctattttttttttctcttgtcAGCAGTTTAAACCCTTACAATAGATATATTAGTTAAGAGTATGTGTAAAATATTGTTGTTGCAGATATCAATAAAATGATGGCTGGAAATGGGCAGCTTTCAGTTCCACCAGGTTTTAGATTTCACCCAACAGATGAGGAGCTTCTCTACTATTACTTAAGGAAGAAAGTTTCGTATGAAGCGATCGACCTCGATGTTATTCGAGAGGTCGATCTTAATAAACTCGAACCGTGGGATCTCAAAGGTTAGTTCATCACATGTGATAAACCTCTTAAAAACCCCAATTAATTTTATTTACTAATGCTGATGATTAATGAATCACAGATAAATGTCGAATCGGATCAGGTCCTCAAAACGAATGGTATTTTTTCAGCCACAAGGATAAAAAGTACCCGACCGGAACTCGAACTAATCGAGCAACCACGGCCGGGTTTTGGAAAGCTACCGGAAGGGACAAAGCCATCCATCTTAGTAACTCCAAGAAAATCGGCATGAGGAAAACCCTAGTTTTCTACACCGGACGTGCACCTCATGGCCAAAAAACCGATTGGATCATGCATGAATATCGTCTAGACGATGACGATTCCGATGTTCAGGTAATAAAAAAAGACTCGATTTAACGATGAAAAATTGTCTGTAAAACAATAATTTAACATAAGATTTTGTGGCTTTTTTGCTATATGCAGGAAGATGGATGGGTTGTCTGTAGGGTTTTCAAGAAGAAGAATCTTATTAGGGGTAATTTTCAAGCAGATTTTAATCAAGAAGATAATAATTATAATCACATGAAGAATATTGCTTCATTATCAGCTCATCAAATGGAACCAAGGCCTAATAATAATCATTTACATACATTGTATGATTATTCCTTCGATGGATCCATGCATTTACCACAGTTATTCAGCCCTGAATCATCGGCTGTTGCTGCTTCTTCTTTTATATCCCCACTCTCTTTGAACTCCATGGATGTAGAATGCTCTCAAAACTTATTGAGGCTAACCTCGAGCAGCGGTGGCGGCGGAGGCGGTGGTGGCGGTGGACTGATGCAGCAAGATCAGATAAGATACAATGGTGAATGGTCGTTCTTGGATAAGCTTTTAACGAATCATCCTATGAGCTTggaccatcatcatcatcatcatcatcatcaatctcAAGCTAAATATATCCCTTCGTTGCAACTTGATCATGTGGGAAGTTCTTCACAAAAATTCCCATTTCAATACCCAGGTTGTGAGACAGCTGAGGGTCTGAAATTTTCAAAGTAGCTTAGaattttagatctattttcacataCAATgttgcttttaaaaaaaaaaaatcatcttaCGAAGTGGCAAAAGACACTCTTTTCAAATCTCTGTTTAGtagttgaatttgtattttttttttttttgtcatcaatCTGACTTTGAATTGTACTGTGCCAAGTgccaattttttttcctttttaagtaAGAAAAAACAAATTATATACAAGCATGTTCATGCAAACTAAAGGCAATTGTTGTGGGGTGTACTTTGTGGTTTTGTATCCTAGATGGTTGGATAGGTGAGATCATCAAAACAGAAGAGTTTGTATATGACTGGATTTGACCTCGACCTTATGACTTATGCTATATAAGTGAGGGAGATTGCTACTATTTGAATTAGTTTAGAGTCACCTCGACCTTATGACTTTTGGTATATAAGTGAGGGAGAATGCTACTATTTGAACTAATTTCTAAGTCACGTTCACTCTGTAAACCTACTAAGGTTTTTGCCAGAATTAAGAGACAAATCTCCGATCAGGAACAATATTAAACTTGTTGATGGTTTGACCAGTGATTACTTGAAAGCTTTCTCTCCTATTGTTAAACACACTACTATTGCTTACAGCAAGCTTCGAGGGCATGGTATCATGAATTTCAAGTAAGATTTCTTTCACTTGATTTTTTTCAATTCCTCATCACTTATGCTAAAATTAATTGAGTGATTATATATTTTCGTGGTGTAACGATACTATACTCATAAAGAACAATATACAAATGAAGTCGACCCTGTTATAGTTTCGGTGCTAATTTTGCTATAGTCATATTATATTTAAATCTGAGATTTAATCTTTCtgctttaaattgatttaatttgtcttttatttttataatatttttcataGATCCAAATTTATGACATTGTTAACAATTTGGACTTACTTATTGgattataaaaataaatgaatcaaaTTATGAGGAACTAAAATGAAGAGAATATTAAATCCTAAATTCAACTTTATAAAGGGACTAAAACTATAATTAGATGTTTTTATTTCAAATGGTTCCCTTACAAATCCCAATTACCACATTGGAAAAAGGTTTGCAATTTTCAATTACAATCTGGTCCATCATGTCTGCTCATCacattcacattttatcttttagTGTGTGCAACTTCTTACTAGTCTAAACGATTACAAATGTTTTCGGTAAAGGTTGTTAGTGAATTATTTTAAGACtacattattaataaattaagtaataGTTTACAGAAATATAAATTCAacttatttgtattttttttgaattttatactattttagtgctcaattatctcatTGGTTTAGGTTAAGAATGGAAAAACCCGAACCTTTTGATAGATTTGGAATCGATCCGTTTCGAATGAAATAGAATTTTTAAAAGAATGAATGCAGGGTGGGTGAAATTTTTTCCTTTAGAAAGTGATATGAAGCGATTATGGTAATTATTCGCCCCGCCCCACCTCACCCCGCTCCActatatgaaattattatttcatccttttacatatataactattaaaaaggtaaaaaaataATAACGGAATAAACTGGGATGAGGATGAATGCATCCAACATACATAAAGATGGTAATAATTTACTGAATTATACATTCATAGTGGAGTAAAGCGTGCTCACTATGGTACAATAGTGGAGGATTTAACAATATCCACCCTTGTTGTCATCCCTAATGTAGGTGGAAGAGTTGGAGCAAAAGTAGCATGAAgaatatttttgacaaattttattatttggatTCCTTTAAATATCTTGACTTTGGACACAaaatatatcatttaaaaataattaaaagatttaGCTGAGCTATTTTAGCACTTGAAGTCTAAAAGAATTTAGTCATCGTCCTTGTATTGTCCGCACATTTAAAATTTACTTCCACTATTTTTAATTTCAGGATTTTAGTCTCTTTATTCTTTTGATGTAAGAATTGAAGCTCAATTGATAagactattaattttttttattaaattgaattatgtggtatttttaaaataaaaaaagttgcTCACTTGGCCAATTTAAAACTTACATGGAAgccatgtaaataaataaaaaaaaagtatggACATTTAATATTCTTCTCTGAAACAAAGCTAAAAAACCTTATAACACTAAGTCTAGAATCGAAAACTTTACAATCccacattcaaataattttattttccgcATGCGTAACATTAACCGTGTGAGTAAAATTTCTTATTTTAAAAGTATCTCATTATTTAATATAACGAAATTTTTTGATGATGCTATCAATTGGACTTCAattattaaatcacaaaaatagaAGGATTAAAATTTAAATGCATGAAGAATATAGAAGCTGGGAGCATAATTGAACCTTTCTTGTAATTATTTTTGGATGTATATATATGCTCTCCACAAACTTTCTTTGAAGACTGTTTAACTTTCATCGTAATTATTCCTTCATGTGCTTGGACTTAAAATAATCTTTAAGATTGGGTTATTCTTAATTAGGCTGTTTctgttaatttatttaattaaattaaccaaaccctattttaattatttactattATTGGGCTGAATTTCTTTGGATTTATAGCTAAGTCCCTTGGCCCAAGATAAAAAAATTCTGTTAGgtctcaaataaaaataaaactctttAATTAATAGAAGTTTGCTAAGTTGTAGTGGGCCATGTGAGAATCAGCTATCTTAATGGGCAAGTGAATATAGGCACTTGAGCTAGGTGCACAaaactaatttttaatttaagtctatatttttaaatttttaaattaaaaattaaattaaataatttaagaaAGGTCATATATTAATTGATTATTATTTATTGACTAATAAATGGTTCATATATAAGTTATTGATACACTGATAAGTGTATAATGGTAcatcattaatttattttaaaaataaatccacttaatttaatgtttaataaTGTGCCATACTTTAATTCATTGATAgtgtataattttatatatttttgtgtgtCAAAATCGGGAGGCCAAAATAAAAGTATTAGTGGCGGCTCCATCTTAAAACAATTTATCTTAcaaatttaatcccataattaATCCTAAATTTCATAATGTTTTAATtgcattttaaaatatatattttacttaatgtatcaattaataaattttaaaatttatatagattattaaaacttatatacatacaaaaatataataataataataataataataactagaaGAGCTAAGAGAAGAAATAACTTTTGTTTTTGGGATAAACTACACTCGTAGTTACAAACtattagtatattttattttgatcatttaattataaaaattaaaaatggttaCTTAACTATTCAATTTTGACTTTTTGGTCACTAGTGAGCTAATGGTGGTagttttaaaattgacataatagaaactttaaccctcaacatttttaaattatgtcaatttagtcttgattctaaaaaattaaccctcaacatttacacattgtgtaatttttttttgtttttagttttgtttttctttgtgACATTGAgacttaattttaaaagaatgagagaagataaaaattattatcttgaatttttagtgcttttatttttatttttgtatattttcaatCAAAATTAGCTAATAAGtttgttttttgaattttttaggtGAAAGGGTCATACgtaaaagtaaaattacaaaaaaagatCAAATTACACTATGCGTAAATATTGAGGGTTAgattttttagaatcaagataaaattgacacaatgtataaatattgagggttaaagttactattatatcaatttaaaaaCAGTCACCATTAGCCAACTAGTGACCaaaaaaaatttactaataattgagtaattattttataattttttatagttgagtgatcaaaaaaatttattaataataggGTGAATGTTAATAtagtttacttttttttttattaatgtt
Above is a genomic segment from Gossypium arboreum isolate Shixiya-1 chromosome 8, ASM2569848v2, whole genome shotgun sequence containing:
- the LOC108469865 gene encoding protein SOMBRERO, producing the protein MMAGNGQLSVPPGFRFHPTDEELLYYYLRKKVSYEAIDLDVIREVDLNKLEPWDLKDKCRIGSGPQNEWYFFSHKDKKYPTGTRTNRATTAGFWKATGRDKAIHLSNSKKIGMRKTLVFYTGRAPHGQKTDWIMHEYRLDDDDSDVQEDGWVVCRVFKKKNLIRGNFQADFNQEDNNYNHMKNIASLSAHQMEPRPNNNHLHTLYDYSFDGSMHLPQLFSPESSAVAASSFISPLSLNSMDVECSQNLLRLTSSSGGGGGGGGGGLMQQDQIRYNGEWSFLDKLLTNHPMSLDHHHHHHHHQSQAKYIPSLQLDHVGSSSQKFPFQYPGCETAEGLKFSK